From the genome of Streptomyces sp. JH34:
TACCCGACGAAGGGCGTGTCGGAGCTGACGCGCTTCACCCCGGAGAAGGTCCAGGAGAAGTACGGGCTCACGCCGGGCCAGTATCCGGACTTCGCGGCGCTGCGCGGTGACCCGTCGGACAACCTTCCCGGTATCCCCGGTGTGGGCGAGAAGACGGCGGCGAAGTGGATCAACCAGTTCGGTTCGTTCGCGGAGCTGGTCGAGCGCGCCGACGAGGTGAAGGGCAAGGCCGGCCAGAATTTCCGGGACCACCTGGACGCGGTGAAGATGAACCGTGTGCTGACGGAGATGGTCCGTGACGTGGAGCTGCCGAAGGTTCCGGCCGAGCTGGAGCGCGCCCCGTACGACCGCTCGGCGGTCACGGGTGTGCTGGACGTCCTGGAGATCCGTAACCCGAGCCTGCGGGAGCGGTTGCTCGCCGTGGACCCGGGGGCGGAGGACGCGGGTCCGCCGGAGCCGGCGGCCGGGGTCGAGCTGGACGGTGTGGTGCTGGGGGAGGGTGAGGTCGCCCCGTGGCTGGAGGCCCGTGGCGGGCAGCCGCTCGGTGTGATGACCGTCGACACGTGGTCGCTGGGCAGTGGCACGGTGACGGAGGTCGCGCTCGCCGCCGCGGACGGGGCCGCCGCCTGGCTGGACCCGGCGGAGCTCGGGGAGGCCGACGAGCAGGCCCTCGCCGAGTGGCTCGCGGACCCGGGGCAGCCCAAGGTCCTGCACAACGCCAAGAACGCCCTGCGGGTCTTTCCCGAGCAGGGCTGGCGGCTGGACGGCATCACCATGGACACCGCGCTCGCCGCCTATCTCGTCAAGCCGGGCCGCCGCTCCTTCGCCCTGGACGCACTGGCCGTGGAGTACCTCGGACGTGAGCTGGCCCCGGCCCCGGCGTCCGACGGGCAGCTGGCCTTCGGCGCGGAGGACCGTGCGGAGGCCGACGCGCTGATGGCGCAGGCCCGTGCGGTGCTCGATCTCGGTGACGCGTTCACGACGCGCCTGGAGGAGGTCGGCGCGACCGGCCTGCTGTACGACATGGAGCTCCCGACGTCGATCATGCTGGCCCGGCTGGAGCGGCACGGCATCGCCGCCGACCGGGCGCATCTGGAGGGCATGGAGCAGCAGTTCGCCGGTGCGGTGCAGCAGGCGGTGAAGGAGGCGCACGCCGCGGTGGGCCGTGAGTTCAACCTCGGTTCGCCGAAGCAGCTGCAGGAGGTCCTCTTCGGTGAGCTGGCGCTGCCGAAGACGAAGAAGACGAAGACGGGCTGGACGACCGACGCGGACGCGTTGGCCTGGCTGGCCGCGCAGACCGAGCACGAGCTGCCGGTCATCATGCTGCGCCACCGGGAGCAGGCGAAGCTGCGGGTCACCGTCGAGGGCCTGATCAAGACGATCGGTGCGGACGGCCGTATCCACACCACGTTCAACCAGACGGTCGCGGCGACGGGCCGTCTCTCCTCCACCGACCCGAACCTGCAGAACATCCCCGTCCGCACGGACGAGGGGCGCGCGATCCGCCGTGGCTTCGTCGTCGGCGAGGGCTTCGAGACGCTGATGACGGCCGACTACAGCCAGATCGAGCTGCGGGTGATGGCGCACCTCTCGGAGGACGCCGGTCTGATCGAGGCGTTCACCTCCGGTGAGGACCTGCACACGACGGTCGCCTCGCAGGTGTTCGGCGTCGAGAAGTCGGCCGTCGACGCGGAGATGCGCCGCAAGATCAAGGCGATGTCGTACGGGCTGGCCTACGGGCTCTCCGCGTTCGGTCTGTCCCAGCAGCTGAACATCGAGGCCGGTGAGGCGCGCGGGCTGATGGACACCTACTTCCTGCGGTTCGGCGGGGTGCGCGACTATCTGCACCGGGTCGTGGAGGAGGCCAGGGCCACCGGGTACACGGAGACGATCCTCGGTCGCCGCCGTTACCTCCCGGACCTGAACAGCGACAACCGCCAGCGCCGCGAGGCCGCCGAGCGGATGGCGCTGAACGCCCCGATCCAGGGGACGGCCGCCGACATCGTGAAGGTCGCGATGCTGCATGTGGACCGGGCGCTGACGGAGGCGGAGCTGACGTCACGGATGCTGCTCCAGGTGCACGACGAAATCGTCCTGGAGATCGCGAAGGGCGAGCGGGAGCAGGTCGAGGAGATCCTGCGGAGGGAGATGTCCACGGCGGTCGAGCTCCGTGCGCCGCTGGACGTCTCGGTCGGCGTGGGTACGGACTGGGAGACGGCCGCGCACTAGCACGGCGGGGGGAGACCCGGCGCCGCGACGGTCTCAGCCGGCGTCGCGGCCCGCCGGGCGGGCCCCCGCGGTGTCCGCGAGGGGGCTGTCCGGCGGCGGGGGAGCGGACGGCTTCGGCCGCAGCCGCATCCACGCCCCGTAGAGCACGAGGCCGGCCGCGAGGCCCGCTCCGGCGCCGAAACACGCCGTCGGGATGATGTCGAGCGGCGTGTCGATATGCCCGAAGTAGGCGTACCAGCGGGCACACCGGTGGGCGGTCCCGAGCAGGACGCACAGCGCGAGGAGCGCGCCGGCCCATCCGCGTTCGGACGGGGTCAGCACCGGCACGGACTCGGGGGCGGGGACAGGCCCGATGCGTCGCAGGCCGGTGTACGTGAACCATGCCAGGACCGTCAGGGCCACCGCCGAACTGCCGTACTGCACGACCTGGAACACCGGGTGGCCCGCGATGCTGCCGTTCAGGACGGGGAGCAGGTCGGTGCCCCACCGGTCGTGATGCGTGAAGGCGTCCCACACGACGTGGGTCCCCGAGCCGATGACGGCGGACAGGACGAACCACGCCGTCTCGGCGAGGCCCGGGCGGCCCGGCTGCCGGGGCCTGCCCCGCAGGAAGGTGTGCACGCGCCCCCGCGCCGCCCCGGGGAGCAGCGCGACGAGCGGTTCGCGCAGCATCAGCCACAGTGCCACCAGGGCGCCCGTGACGAGGACGTCCACGGTGAACACCCCCCACACGGAATGAGTCACCTCGCCGAACTCCATCGCCCCGGGGACCGCCGTGTCGGCGTAGTAGGTCATGTCGGGGGCGAACGATCCGGCGACCATCGCGGAGGCGACGAGAGGCCCACGGCCCTGTCCGGATCTTCTGATCCCGGGGAGCACGGCTGCGGCGTGACTGAGCGTGAACGGCATGGCGGCAAGTATGCGTGAGCCCGCGTCACCCCGTCGGCGCACACCGGTGACTTGACGGCAGGGAAGCTGAGAAATCCGTAAGAAGCGGTCAGGGACCAGTGTTCGGGCCGCGGGAGTTGCCGTAGGGTCGCCTGAGTCCTCGCGCTGGGGAGCGCGAGCAGCCGTCGACGGGGAGGGACCGACACGTATGGCAGCGCAATTCGGCCGCAGGCTGCGCAGGGGGGCCACCACCACCGCGGTGGCCGCGGCAGCCGTGGCGGCTCTGTCCGCCTCCCAGGCTCCCGCGGCACCCCAGACCGACGGCGCCGCGGGTGACCAGAGCGCAGCCGGGTCGGCGCCGTCCGGCGACAGCGCGGCCACGGGCAACTCGCCCTACCACACGGACCTTCCGCCGCTGAACACGCCCAACAAGCCCGGCACGTCCGTGAACCTTCCCGTGACCGGCAGTGCCGAAGCGGGCATACCCGCCTCGGTCCTGGCCGCGTACAAGAAGGCGGAGCAGGAACTCGCCGGCACCGACGCCGCGTGCCGTCTGCCGTGGCAACTGCTCGCCGCGATCGGCAAGGTCGAGTCGGGACAGGCCCGCGGCGGCAACGTCGACGCGGACGGCACCACCCTCTCCCCGATCCTCGGCCCGGCCCTCAACGGCCAGGGCTTCGCGCTCATCAAGGACACCGACGGCGGCGCGTACGACGGCGACGCGACCCACGACCGTGCGGTCGGCCCGATGCAGTTCATCCCGTCCACCTGGGCCACCTGGGGCCAGGACGGAAACGGCGACGGACGCAAGGACCCCAACAACATCTACGACGCATCGCTCGCGGCCGGGCGCTACCTCTGCGCCGGCACCCGCGACCTCACGGTCGCCGCTGACCTCGACCGGGCGGTGCTGAGCTACAACCACTCGACGGAGTACCTGCGCACGGTGCGCTCCTGGTTCGACTACTACAAGCGCGGCACCCACGAGGTCCCGGACGGCACAGGAGTCCTCCCGGCGGACACGGGCGGCGGCACGACCTCCCCGTCCCCCACGCCCACGACCGGCACCCCTGGCGGCGGCGCGTCCACGAGCCCCACCCCGAGTCCCTCGACGCCCGGCGGCGGCACGTCCCCGAGTCCCGGCACCCAGCCGCCGCCGACGACCAAGCCGCCCACGACTCCGCCGGCGACGAAGCCTCCCACGACCCCGCCGGTGACGCCCACACCGTCCGAGACCTTCGGAAGCCTCGAGAACGCGGGCACCGGGACCCTCACCGCCACGGCCGGCGAGGCGTTCGGCGAGCGCGTCACGGTCCGGGCGAAGAACAAGCTGGGCAAGCCGCTCGCCGGGACCCCGGTGACCTTCGCCGTCGTCGGCGCGACGGACACCCGCTTCGCCGGCGGGAAGAGCACCGTGACGCTGACCACGGCAGCCGACGGCACCGTCACCGCGCCCGTCCTGACGGCAGGCGAGAAGACGGGCACGTTCAAGGTGACGGCGGTCGCCGGGACGACCGAGCCCCGCGCCCTCTCCTGGACCGCGAGCGTCACGGCCCGGGTCGCGGACACCATCGTCCGGACGGGCGACAAGGCCCTGACGGCCGCCCCCGGCACCGAGTTCGCCGACCGCGTCGAGGTCAGGACCACGTACAAGGGGACCGGGGTCGCGGACACCGCGGTCACCGCGACGGTGCTCACCGCGGCGGGGACGCCCGCCGAGGACGGCAAGGGGCCGTACTTCGAGGACGTGGACGGCAACCCCGTCCGCACCCTGGACCTGACGACCGGTGCCGACGGGGCCCTGGAACTCCCGAAGATCCACGCCGACGACACCGAGGGCACCTTCACCCTGCGGCTCACCACCGCGAGCGGCGCCACGCTGACCGTCGAGCTGAAGGTCGAGGCCGCCCCGGCGGCCTGACCCGTGACGGGGTCGGGGCGGGCCCTGCCCCGTCACGGCAGGGTCCGCCCCTGCCCCGTCCCCGGGGCCGGCAGGGGCGCCGGCGCCGGCCCGCAGCGCGGTCCCGGACGGCGCGGGGCGCGTCCCTCAGCTCCGGCGCAGCCGCGCCGAGGTGAAACGGGTCGCCTCCGTCGTCGTGGGGTCCTCGGGCCACGGGTGCTTCGGGTAGCGGCCGCGCAGTTCCGCGCGCACGTCCCGGTAGCCCTCCCGCCAGAAGGACGCCAGGTCCGCGGTCACCGCCGCCGGACGCCCGGCGGGGGACAGCAGGTGGACCAGCACGGGCACCCCGGCCACCCGGGGTGTCTCGCCCAGCCCGAAGAGCTCCTGCAGCTTCACCGCGAGTACGGGCTGCTCGCCGCCGTACTCCACCCTGATCCGGGACCCGCTCGGTACCTCGATCCGCTCCGGGGCCAGCTCGTCGAGCCGGGCGGCGTCGCCGGTCGCCCACGGCAGCAGGCGCCGCACGGCCTGACCGGCGTCGATCCGCGCCAGATCGGCTCGGCGCCCCGCCCGTGACAGCTCGGGCTCCAGCCACTCGTCGGCGCGCTCCAGCAGCGCCCCGTCCGACACATCGGGCCACGGCGGTCCCAGCACCCGGTGCAGGAACGCGAGCCGCAGCCTCAGCTGCCCGCCGTCCCTGGTCCACCGCAGCAGCCCCGGCCCCTCACGCCGCAGCCCCTCCAGCAGCGCACCGCGTACCAGCGCGGGGGCCGGAGAGCGCAGCGCCCGCACCGACAGTTCCACGGCGCCGAGGCGCTCGACCGAGCGCGCCACCACGTCGCCGTCCGCCCAGCGGACCTCCTCGCCGGAGAACAGCAGGTGCCCCGCGGCCAGCCGCGCGGTCCCCTCGTCGACGACGGCGGCCAGCCGCACCCGGGCGGACGCGGCATGGGCCGGCCGGTCGGCGACCGCGACCGCCAGCCACCGCGCGGTCCGCAGCCGCGAACCTTCTCCCAGCTGTGCGCCCGTGCCCGACGCCATCAGGAACGCCCCTTCGCCCCGGGCCCGCGCCACACGCTCAGGGAAGGCCAGCGCCGCCACCAGACCCACGGCCGCGTCGTCCGGACCTCCGTCCCCGGCCCCCGAGGAGCCGAGGGATCCCGAGAGCCGCCTGACCTCCTGCCGCCAGCGGGCGGCGTAACCGTCGCCACCGCGCCGTGCCGTGCGCAGCGCGTGCGCCAGGTCGTCGCCGTACTCCCGCGGCGGCTCCTCGCTGAGCAGCGCCACCACCTCCGCGGCCCGGCGTCCGCCGACCTCGGCGGCGCCGTCCAGGAAGGCCCGTGCCAGTCGGGGGTGCAGGCCGATCCGTGACATCCGTGCGCCCCGGTCCGTAGCCCGGCCCGACGCGTCCACCGCGCCGACCGCGGCCAGCACCTCGCGCGCCGCGCCCAGGGCACCGGCCGGCGGCGGGTCCAGGAGCGCGAGCCCGGAGGCGTCCGGATCGCCCCAGCACGCCGCCTGCAGGGCGAACGCCGCGAGGTCGGCCACCTTGATCTCGGGGGAGGGGAACGCGGCGAGACGCCCGTCCTCGGCCTGCTCCCAGCAGCGGTACACGGCGCCCGGGGCCTCGCGCCCCGCACGGCCCGCCCGCTGGCGTCCCGACGCCCGCGACGCCCGTACGGTCGTCAGCGCGCTCAGCCCCCGGGCGTGGTCGGTACGCGGTTCCCGCGCCAGCCCCGAGTCCACGACGACCCGCACCCCCGGCACCGTGAGGGACGACTCCGCCACGGAGGTCGACAGGACCACCCGGCGTCCGCCCGACGCACCGGCGAGCACCGCGTCCTGCACGGCGGCGGGGGCGCGACCGTGCACCTGGAGCACCTCGGCGTCCACTCCGGCGAGCTGTGCGGCGACCCGGCCGATCTCGCCGACCCCGGGCAGGAAGCACAGGACGTCGCCGTCCCGCTCGGCGAGCGCCCGGCGCACCACCGCGGCCACGTGCGTCAGCAGGACCGGGTCCACCCGCATCCCGTGCGGCGGCCTGACGGTCCCCGCGGGCGGCGCCCACACCACCTCGACCGGATGCGACACGCCGCGCGCCTCGACCACCGGCGCGCCGCCGAGCAGCCGTGCCCAGCCCTCGGCGTCCGTCGTGGCCGAGGCCGCGACCAGGCGCAGGTCCGGCCTGATCGTCCCCCGTACGTCGAGCAGGAACGCGGCGGCCGTGTCCGCGTCCAGGTGACGTTCGTGGCACTCGTCGACGATCACCACGTCGACCCCGGCGAGTTCCTGGTCGCGCTGCAGCCGCTGGAGCAGCACCCCGGTGGTGACGACCTCCACCCTCGTGTCCGGCCCCACCACGCGCTCACCGCGCACGGTGAAGCCGACCCGCTCGCCGGTCCGCTCGCCGAGCAGCCACGCCATCCGCCGCGCCGCGGCCCGGGCCGCGATCCGGCGGGGCTCGGCGACGAGCACCCGGCGGGCCGGGCCGCCCCCGGTCAGCCCGGCGAGCACCAGGGGCACGAGCGTCGTCTTGCCCGTCCCGGGCGGTGCGCAGAGCACCGCGGCGCCCCGCTCGTCGAGGGCCCGCTCCAGGGCGGGCACAGCCGTGCGTACGGGCAACTGGTCCAGGGCGTCGGTGCGGATCACACCCCCAGTCTCGTACGCCGCCGCCGCTTCCCGGCCGGCCGGGGCCTACGCGCCGTCGCGGCCGTTGCGCTCGCAGACGAAGATCGCCGTGCCGGGGATCAGGTTGCCGCGCAGCGGGGACCAGCCGCCCCACTCCTGGTCGTTCCAGGCGGGCCATTCCGGTTCCACGAGGTCGACCAGCCGGAACCCGCCCGCCACCACGTCCCGGACCCGGTCTCCCAGCGTCCTGTGGTGTTCCACGTACACCGCGTCGCCGTGCTCGTCCTGCTCCACGTACGGCACGCGGTCGAAGTAGGAGGCGGAGACGGAGAGGCCATCCGGCCCCGGCTCGTCGGGGAACGCCCAGCGGATCGGATGGGTCACCGAGAAGACCCAGCGGCCTCCCGGCCGCAGCACCCGGCGCACCTCGCGGAACACCTGGACGGGGTCGGCGACGAAGGGCACCGCGCCGTAGGCGGAGCAGGCCAGGTCGAAGGAGCCGTCCCGGAAGGGGAGCCGTCCGGCGTCGGCCTCGACCAGGGGGACGCCGCCGCCGATGCGCAGGGCGTGCTGGAGCTGGCGGTGGGAGAGGTCCAGGGCCACCGGGCGGGCGCCCCGGGCCGCGAGCCAGCGCGAGCACTGGGCGGCGCCGGCCCCGATCTCCAGGACGTCCATGCCCTTCAGGGCGTCCGCCGGGCCCAGCAGGGCCGCCTCGGCCTCGTCCAGTCCTTCCGGACCCCAGACGAAACGGTCGTCCCCGAGGAACGTTCCGTGGTCGTTCTGGTACTCGTCGGCGTTCCGGTCCCACCAGCCGCGGTTCGCCCGGCTGCTCTCCGCCTCACCGGCTTCCCGCCGGGTCGCTTCGGGTTCGGGGTCGTAGGTCTCTTGGCTCATCGTGCCCGTCGTTGTAGTTTGCCTTCACCCGCCTCGCGCGGGTGCCTCCACGGCCCGTACGGGTGAGTACGGCCGTGTGCGCGCGACACACCGTGGTGACCGATGTGGCCTCGGTGAACGTGAGTTGTGCCGGGATTGGGGCGTTGTGCCCCGGGTGTGCGCCTTCGCGCATTGACCCTGTCCGGCTGCCCCCGTATGCTACAAGTTGCGTCGCGAGCCTGCGCGCTTCAGACCTAGCAGGCTGCGCTCGCGTCTGTTGCATGTCCCCTCGGTTGTCGAGGCGCCTTTCCGGTCAGGTGGGGTGCTTTCCAGGCTGTCCGGCTTCTGCAGAGGCGATACGGGCTTACGGCGTAGCAGTACCTACGACTCACTGTCCGTACCGGAGCCCTTTCCCACATGACGAGCAGCACCGAGACCACCGCCACCACTCCGCAGGTTGCGGTCAACGACATCGGCGACGCGGACGCGTTCCTCGCGGCGATCGACGAGACGATCAAGTACTTCAACGACGGCGACATCGTTGACGGTGTCATCGTCAAGGTTGACCGCGACGAGGTCCTCCTCGACATCGGTTACAAGACCGAAGGTGTCATCCCGAGCCGCGAGCTCTCGATCAAGCACGACGTCGACCCGAACGAGGTCGTCAAGGTCGGCGACGAGATCGAGGCCCTGGTTCTCCAGAAGGAGGACAAGGAAGGCCGCCTGATCCTCTCGAAGAAGCGCGCTCAGTACGAGCGTGCCTGGGGCACCATCGAGAAGATCAAGGAAGAAGACGGCATCGTCACCGGTACCGTCATCGAGGTCGTCAAGGGTGGTCTCATCCTCGACATCGGCCTCCGTGGCTTCCTCCCGGCGTCGCTCGTCGAGATGCGTCGTGTCCGCGACCTCCAGCCCTACGTGGGCAAGGAGCTCGAGGCTAAGATCATCGAGCTGGACAAGAACCGCAACAACGTGGTCCTGTCCCGCCGTGCCTGGCTCGAGCAGACCCAGTCCGAGGTCCGCCAGACGTTCCTCACGACCCTGCAGAAGGGTCAGGTCCGCTCCGGCGTCGTCTCCTCGATCGTCAACTTCGGTGCCTTCGTGGACCTGGGTGGCGTCGACGGTCTCGTGCACGTCTCCGAGCTCTCCTGGAAGCACATCGACCACCCCTCCGAGGTCGTCGAGGTCGGTCAGGAAGTCACCGTCGAGGTCCTCGACGTCGACATGGACCGCGAGCGCGTCTCGCTGTCGCTCAAGGCGACGCAGGAAGACCCGTGGCAGCAGTTCGCCCGTACGCACCAGATCGGGCAGGTCGTTCCCGGTAAGGTCACCAAGCTCGTTCCCTTCGGTGCGTTCGTGCGCGTCGACGAGGGCATCGAGGGTCTGGTCCACATCTCCGAGCTGGCCGAGCGCCACGTGGAGATCCCGGAGCAGGTCGTCCAGGTCAACGACGAGATCTTCGTCAAGGTCATCGACATCGACCTCGAGCGCCGTCGCATCAGCCTCTCGCTGAAGCAGGCCAACGAGGCCTTCGGCGGCGACCCGGCCTCGGTCGAGTTCGACCCGACGCTGTACGGCATGGCCGCGTCGTACGACGACCAGGGCAACTACATCTACCCCGAGGGCTTCGACCCCGAGACCAACGACTGGCTCGAGGGCTTCGAGTCGCAGCGTGAGGTCTGGGAGACGCAGTACGCCGAGGCGCAGCAGCGCTTCGAGCAGCACCAGGCCCAGGTCATCAAGTCCCGCGAGGCCGACGAGGCTGCCGCTGCCGAGGGTGCTGCCGCCCCGGCCGGCGCTGCCCCGGCTGCCTCCGGCGGCAGCGGTGGCGGCGGCTCGTACTCCTCGGAGTCCGCGGACAACTCCGGCGCCCTGGCGTCGGACGAGGCCCTGGCTGCCCTGCGCGAGAAGCTGGCCGGTGGCCAGAGCTGACGCTCTGACCCCAGCCGCTCATCGGCTGCAGTAGCTGTAGAGCTGTGAGTGAGGCCCGTCCCTTTCGGGGGGCGGGCCTCACGCATGCCCGGCCGCCGATACACACGGGGCGTGGTCGGCGGCGCCGCCCGTGCGGGAGGAAACCTGCGGGAGACACGAGTCGCTGACGGGCCGTGACAACCCCGTGCCAGGATCACCGCAACGTCCGGAACGCCGGGGCCACGGAGGTGACACACGCGTCGGACACCTCACGCGTCCCGCGGAGCTCTCTCCCCGCAGTGGGGAGGCGCCTTCGACCGCTGCCACCACTCGGCTCCCCGTCGAGGTCTTCACCTGGGGACACCGACGCCCGCCCCCTCGACGAGGAGGCGGGCATGCGGACCCCGGTACGCCACCGAGGGGCTTTCGGTGATGCCGGCCGTCCGACCGCGGATCCGCACGGGGATCTGACACGGAGTGAGGAGAGGGCGCTACCTCGCGGTGCTCAACTCACGGCCGCGCATGCGCACTTCGCCGTTGACCACCGCAGCGACACCGAAACCCGGCACGGGTGCCCGGATGCCCCCGCGTGGGGGAGGACGGCCCCGCACCGCCGTGTCCCGGTCTGATCGCGAGGGAAAGAGTGCCCGACGGGAATGCCCTGGCCGGACGGGGCGTTCTTGTCCAGGAACACGAGGAGGAGCGGTAACCGTGCCTGATCCGCAGAGTTTGTACGAATGGGAGCCGAAGGGCCTGGCCGTGGTCGACATGGCGCTCGCCCAGGAGTCGGCCGGCCTGGTCATGCTCTACCACTTCGACGGATACATCGACGCGGGCGAGACGGGCGAGCAGATCGTCGACGGGCTGCTCGAGACGCTGCCGCACCAGACCGTGGTCCGCTTCGACCACGACCGGCTCGTCGACTACAGGGCGCGCCGTCCGCTGCTGACCTTCAAGCGCGACCGGTACACGTCGTTCGAGTCGCCCGCCCTCGAGGTGAAGGTCGTCCAGGACGCCACCGGGGCCCCCTTCCTGCTGCTCTCCGGACCGGAGCCCGACGTCGAGTGGGAGCGGTTCGCCGCCGCCGTGGAGCAGGTCGTGGAGCGGCTCGGCGTCCGCCTCGCGGTCAGTTTCCACGGCATCCCCATGGGCGTCCCGCACACCCGCCCCGTCGGTCTCACCCCGCACGGCAACCGCACGGACCTGATGCCAGGGCACCGCAGCCCCTTCGACGAGGCGCAGGTCCCCGGTTCCGCCGAGGCCCTCGTGGAGTACCGGCTGATGGAGGCCGGGCACGACGTCCTCGGTGTCGCCGCCCATGTGCCCCACTACGTCGCCAGGTCCGCCTACCCGGACGCCGCGCTCACCGCCCTTGAGGCGGTCACCGCCGCGACCGGACTGGTCCTGCCGAGCGTGGCGCACACCCTGCGCACGGAGGCGCACCGGACCCAGACCGAGATCGACCGGCAGGTCGGCCAGGGCGACGAGGAGCTCGTCTCCCTCGTCGAGGGGCTGGAGCACCAGTACGACGCGCTCGCGGGATCCGAGACCCGCGGCAATCTCGTCGCGGAGCCGGCCGATCTGCCTTCGGCGGACGAGATCGGCCGCGAGTTCGAACGCTTCCTGGCGGAACGTGAGGGCGATTCCTGAGGTGACCTCCGGCCGCCGAGCGGCCGGAGGCTAGGCTCGGCGCATGCTGAAAGTGGGCCTGACCGGCGGGATCGGCGCCGGCAAGAGTGAAGTGTCACGGCTGCTCGCACGCTACGGAGCCGTACTGATCGACGCCGACCGGATCGCCCGCGAGGTCGTCGAGCCCGGTACCCCCGGGCTCACGGCCGTGGTCGAGGCCTTCGGTCCCGGAATCCTCACCCCGGACGGCTCGCTGAACCGGCCGGCGCTCGGCTCGATCGTGTTCTCCGATCCCGCGCGTCTGGCGACGCTCAACGGCATCGTCCATCCGCTCGTCGGGGCGCGTTCCGCGGAGCTGGAGCGGGCCGCCGGGGCCGGTGCGGTCGTGGTCCACGACGTTCCGCTGCTCACGGAGAACGAGCTCGCGCCGCTCTACGACCTGGTCGTCGTCGTCGACGCCCGGCCCGATACGCAGCTCGACCGGCTCGTACGGCTCCGTGGCATGACGGAGTCCGACGCACGTGCCCGGATGGCG
Proteins encoded in this window:
- the rpsA gene encoding 30S ribosomal protein S1, with amino-acid sequence MTSSTETTATTPQVAVNDIGDADAFLAAIDETIKYFNDGDIVDGVIVKVDRDEVLLDIGYKTEGVIPSRELSIKHDVDPNEVVKVGDEIEALVLQKEDKEGRLILSKKRAQYERAWGTIEKIKEEDGIVTGTVIEVVKGGLILDIGLRGFLPASLVEMRRVRDLQPYVGKELEAKIIELDKNRNNVVLSRRAWLEQTQSEVRQTFLTTLQKGQVRSGVVSSIVNFGAFVDLGGVDGLVHVSELSWKHIDHPSEVVEVGQEVTVEVLDVDMDRERVSLSLKATQEDPWQQFARTHQIGQVVPGKVTKLVPFGAFVRVDEGIEGLVHISELAERHVEIPEQVVQVNDEIFVKVIDIDLERRRISLSLKQANEAFGGDPASVEFDPTLYGMAASYDDQGNYIYPEGFDPETNDWLEGFESQREVWETQYAEAQQRFEQHQAQVIKSREADEAAAAEGAAAPAGAAPAASGGSGGGGSYSSESADNSGALASDEALAALREKLAGGQS
- a CDS encoding PAC2 family protein, producing MPDPQSLYEWEPKGLAVVDMALAQESAGLVMLYHFDGYIDAGETGEQIVDGLLETLPHQTVVRFDHDRLVDYRARRPLLTFKRDRYTSFESPALEVKVVQDATGAPFLLLSGPEPDVEWERFAAAVEQVVERLGVRLAVSFHGIPMGVPHTRPVGLTPHGNRTDLMPGHRSPFDEAQVPGSAEALVEYRLMEAGHDVLGVAAHVPHYVARSAYPDAALTALEAVTAATGLVLPSVAHTLRTEAHRTQTEIDRQVGQGDEELVSLVEGLEHQYDALAGSETRGNLVAEPADLPSADEIGREFERFLAEREGDS
- the coaE gene encoding dephospho-CoA kinase, with translation MLKVGLTGGIGAGKSEVSRLLARYGAVLIDADRIAREVVEPGTPGLTAVVEAFGPGILTPDGSLNRPALGSIVFSDPARLATLNGIVHPLVGARSAELERAAGAGAVVVHDVPLLTENELAPLYDLVVVVDARPDTQLDRLVRLRGMTESDARARMAAQATREQRLAVADLVVDNDGPLEDLEPQVRAVWSRLTARAAAG